Proteins encoded within one genomic window of Triticum aestivum cultivar Chinese Spring chromosome 2D, IWGSC CS RefSeq v2.1, whole genome shotgun sequence:
- the LOC123050431 gene encoding uncharacterized protein: MPVATLPRLVAVAALVALMCAVAVGQVPAAGGAPVCEGVDQDVVNACFKSFGEGMKNAIADRHLSGGKVIKVGVDCCIAFGGHSCLCKMKKAWTAQDNVQCVREKAC; the protein is encoded by the coding sequence ATGCCTGTAGCAACGCTCCCGAGGCTCGTTGCCGTGGCGGCGCTAGTCGCGCTGATGTGCGCCGTTGCTGTGGGTCAGGTACCTGCCGCCGGTGGTGCGCCGGTGTGCGAGGGTGTCGATCAGGACGTCGTGAATGCGTGCTTCAAGAGCTTTGGAGAAGGTATGAAAAATGCCATTGCAGACAGGCATCTTTCGGGGGGTAAGGTCATTAAGGTTGGAGTAGACTGCTGCATAGCCTTTGGAGGCCACTCGTGCCTCTGCAAGATGAAGAAGGCGTGGACTGCCCAGGATAATGTGCAGTGTGTCAGGGAAAAGGCATGTTAG
- the LOC123050432 gene encoding SKP1-like protein 1, with amino-acid sequence MAAAEGKKKIMLKSSEGEEFEIDKAVAMESQTIRHMIEDECTDNAIWLPNVNSNILSMVIEYCKKHVQASPKPADSAAAAASCSTSAAAAAPAPTEGMKSWDAEFIKVDQATLFDLILAANYLDIKGLLDLTCQIVADMIKGKTSEEIRKTFNIKNDFTPEE; translated from the coding sequence ATGGCGGCCGCGGAGGGCAAGAAGAAGATCATGCTCAAGAGCTCGGAGGGTGAGGAGTTCGAGATCGACAAGGCGGTCGCCATGGAGTCCCAGACCATCCGCCACATGATCGAGGACGAGTGCACCGACAACGCCATCTGGCTCCCCAACGTCAACTCGAACATCCTCTCCATGGTTATTGAGTACTGCAAGAAGCATGTCCAGGCCAGCCCCAAGCCGgccgactccgccgccgccgctgccagctGCTCCACCTCTGCTGCAGCTGCGGCGCCAGCCCCCACCGAGGGCATGAAGAGCTGGGACGCCGAGTTCATCAAGGTCGACCAGGCCACCCTCTTCGACCTCATCCTGGCTGCAAATTATCTTGACATCAAGGGATTGTTGGACCTTACTTGCCAGATTGTTGCCGACATGATCAAGGGCAAGACTTCCGAGGAGATCCGCAAGACATTCAACATCAAGAATGACTTCACACCCGAGGAGTAG